From Streptomyces sp. TLI_105, the proteins below share one genomic window:
- a CDS encoding STM4015 family protein, protein MTVGTHLQEFHGLPVFDFPGVDAQVELPAADSVAWRISAPTYSDPGDELWGPQFERFLKTVDPGRVRALVVGGWDEAYENSSADIVTALIGANDRLTALEAVFLGDMTSEDCEISWIIQSDVTPLLAAYPALREFGVRGGSELAFPSIRHTGLETLVVETGGLRAEVVRGIVGSDLPALENLELWLGTDEYGGDSTPEDLAPLLAGTAFPALRRLGLCDSLIQDAVAAAVASAPVVARLERLDLSMGVLTDAGAAALLDGQPLTHLAHLDLSHHYLSEAMCERVRAALVPYGVTVDLGDAQVGEDDGDGDVWRYVAVAE, encoded by the coding sequence ATGACCGTTGGCACCCACCTGCAGGAATTCCACGGCCTGCCCGTGTTCGACTTCCCGGGCGTGGACGCGCAGGTCGAGCTGCCGGCGGCGGACTCGGTCGCCTGGCGGATCTCCGCCCCGACGTACTCCGATCCCGGTGACGAGCTGTGGGGGCCGCAGTTCGAGCGGTTCCTGAAGACGGTCGACCCGGGTCGGGTGCGCGCGCTGGTCGTCGGCGGCTGGGACGAGGCCTACGAGAACTCCTCCGCGGACATCGTCACCGCGCTGATCGGCGCCAACGACCGGCTGACGGCCCTGGAGGCGGTGTTCCTCGGTGACATGACCAGCGAGGACTGCGAGATCTCCTGGATCATCCAGTCCGACGTGACGCCGCTCCTCGCCGCCTACCCGGCCCTCCGGGAGTTCGGCGTGCGCGGTGGCTCGGAGCTGGCCTTCCCGTCGATCCGGCACACCGGTCTGGAGACCCTGGTCGTGGAGACCGGCGGCCTGCGCGCCGAGGTGGTGCGGGGGATCGTGGGCAGCGACCTGCCCGCCCTGGAGAACCTGGAACTCTGGCTCGGCACCGACGAGTACGGCGGCGACAGCACCCCCGAGGACCTGGCGCCGCTCCTGGCCGGCACGGCGTTCCCCGCCCTGCGCCGCCTGGGCCTGTGCGACAGCCTGATCCAGGACGCCGTGGCGGCCGCCGTCGCGAGTGCCCCCGTCGTCGCCCGCCTCGAGCGGCTCGACCTGTCCATGGGCGTGCTCACCGACGCGGGCGCGGCGGCCCTTCTCGACGGGCAGCCGCTGACCCATCTCGCCCACCTCGACCTCTCCCACCACTATCTGTCGGAGGCGATGTGCGAGCGGGTCCGCGCCGCGCTCGTCCCGTACGGCGTGACCGTCGACCTCGGTGACGCGCAGGTGGGCGAGGACGACGGCGACGGGGACGTCTGGCGCTACGTCGCGGTCGCCGAATGA
- a CDS encoding TetR/AcrR family transcriptional regulator translates to MARVRLSVAERRDELLRAAVEQIEARGVAAVRISDVATALGVSNALVLYHFSSKEQLVAAAFAHAAETDLAQLRRLLGRRSTAVRRLRAAVRWYAPTGQAKGWRLWIEGWAVSLRDPELRRVAASLDQEWKAALTRVIEEGAAAGEFRCADPAAAAWRLTAFLDGLAVQTTAYAGSLSRTTMLRWADTALARELKLPDQDVAASDRDVAAPDRDAGAGA, encoded by the coding sequence GTGGCGAGAGTGCGGTTGAGCGTGGCCGAGCGACGGGACGAACTGCTGAGGGCAGCCGTCGAGCAGATCGAGGCGCGCGGCGTCGCGGCCGTCCGGATCTCCGACGTCGCCACCGCGCTCGGCGTCAGCAACGCGCTCGTGCTCTACCACTTCTCGTCGAAGGAACAACTGGTCGCCGCCGCCTTCGCCCACGCCGCCGAGACCGACCTCGCCCAGCTGCGGCGGCTGCTCGGGCGGCGCTCCACGGCGGTGCGACGACTGCGGGCCGCGGTGCGCTGGTACGCCCCGACCGGCCAGGCCAAGGGCTGGCGGCTGTGGATCGAGGGCTGGGCCGTCTCGCTCCGCGACCCGGAGCTGCGCCGGGTCGCCGCCTCCCTCGACCAGGAGTGGAAGGCGGCGCTGACCCGGGTGATCGAGGAGGGGGCCGCCGCAGGGGAGTTCCGCTGCGCGGACCCCGCGGCGGCGGCCTGGCGGCTCACCGCCTTCCTCGACGGCCTCGCCGTCCAGACGACGGCCTACGCCGGCTCCCTCTCGCGCACCACGATGCTCCGCTGGGCGGACACGGCCCTCGCCCGTGAACTGAAGCTCCCGGACCAGGACGTGGCGGCCTCGGACCGGGACGTGGCGGCCCCGGACCGGGATGCCGGGGCCGGGGCCTAG
- a CDS encoding MBL fold metallo-hydrolase — MTGTGSDRSPRARLRELRPESFGAEPTGARLARIRRSPNFADGIFQNPEPARRGPSGSGIEFAKIYFEKEGRARRTPTGAIPVHPTTLADLARPPATGLRLTWMGHSGVLVEIDGHRVLFDPVWGDRCSPFPFAGPKRLHPVPVPLAELGPVDVVVISHDHYDHLDLPTIKALATTDTLFAVPLGVGAHLERWGVPASRLRELDWNESTEVGELRLTATPARHFCGRGLRNKQHTLWASWVVRGPAHRIFHSGDTGYFSGFKDIGAAHGPFDATMIQIGAYSEFWTDIHMTPAEGMRAHLDLQGGAPGGVLLPIHWGTFNLAPHAWAEPGEWTKDAAEEAGQAVAFPRPGEPFEPAGKLPGESWWRKLSHPITYPWRRPRSVEVTAEGTRSDDLDLAGDR, encoded by the coding sequence GTGACCGGTACCGGCTCCGACCGTTCGCCACGGGCCCGGCTGCGCGAGCTGCGCCCCGAGTCCTTCGGCGCGGAACCCACGGGTGCGCGTCTCGCCCGGATCCGCCGCTCGCCGAACTTCGCGGACGGGATCTTCCAGAACCCCGAACCGGCGCGACGCGGCCCCTCCGGGTCCGGCATCGAGTTCGCCAAGATCTACTTCGAGAAGGAAGGACGCGCGCGCCGAACCCCCACCGGCGCGATCCCCGTCCACCCCACCACCCTCGCCGACCTGGCCAGGCCTCCGGCCACCGGCCTGCGTCTGACCTGGATGGGGCACTCCGGCGTCCTCGTGGAGATCGACGGCCACCGGGTCCTCTTCGACCCGGTCTGGGGCGACCGCTGCTCCCCGTTCCCCTTCGCCGGCCCCAAGCGGCTCCACCCGGTGCCCGTGCCGCTCGCCGAGCTCGGCCCGGTCGACGTCGTCGTGATCTCGCACGACCACTACGACCACCTCGACCTGCCGACGATCAAGGCACTGGCCACCACGGACACGCTCTTCGCGGTGCCGCTCGGCGTCGGCGCGCACCTCGAACGCTGGGGCGTGCCCGCCTCCCGCCTGCGCGAGCTGGACTGGAACGAGTCCACCGAGGTCGGCGAGCTCCGGCTCACGGCCACCCCGGCCCGGCACTTCTGCGGCCGCGGCCTGCGCAACAAGCAGCACACGCTCTGGGCCTCCTGGGTGGTGCGGGGTCCGGCCCACCGGATCTTCCACAGCGGCGACACCGGCTACTTCTCCGGCTTCAAGGACATCGGTGCCGCCCATGGGCCCTTCGACGCCACCATGATCCAGATCGGCGCCTACTCGGAGTTCTGGACCGACATCCACATGACTCCCGCCGAGGGCATGCGGGCCCACCTGGACCTCCAGGGCGGGGCTCCGGGCGGTGTGCTGCTGCCGATCCACTGGGGCACCTTCAACCTCGCCCCGCACGCCTGGGCGGAGCCGGGGGAGTGGACGAAGGACGCGGCCGAGGAGGCCGGCCAGGCGGTGGCGTTCCCCCGCCCCGGCGAGCCGTTCGAGCCCGCGGGGAAGCTGCCCGGGGAGTCGTGGTGGCGGAAGCTCTCCCACCCGATCACGTACCCCTGGCGCCGCCCCCGGAGCGTCGAGGTCACGGCCGAGGGGACGCGCAGCGACGACCTGGACCTCGCGGGCGACCGCTGA
- a CDS encoding NAD-dependent epimerase/dehydratase family protein: MKHTTTPRHVVFGSGAVGTAVAEALVRQGESVRIVNRSGRADVPDGVEVVAGDAADPAFTTAVAAGAAVVYQALNPPYHRWRQEFPALQAGVLAAAEAAGARMVSMDNVYSYGPPGGRPFTEETPDAATTRKGRLRGRMARDLLAAHEAGRVEVAIGRASDYFGPRGGAQSNLGDLVFPALLAGRTATVLGDPDQPHTYTFIPDIGEALALLGRHPDAPGRVWHLPNDPHTRTTRELVDLAHRATGRPGAARLRRMPTSALYALGAVNRTVRELIEMRYEFAEPFVVDSSLVRDRLGAVATPVEEALERTAAACRALGK; the protein is encoded by the coding sequence ATGAAGCACACCACCACCCCCCGTCACGTGGTCTTCGGCTCCGGCGCCGTGGGCACGGCCGTCGCCGAGGCGCTGGTCCGCCAAGGGGAGTCCGTCCGGATCGTCAACCGGTCCGGCCGCGCGGACGTCCCCGACGGCGTCGAGGTGGTCGCCGGGGACGCGGCCGATCCCGCGTTCACCACCGCCGTCGCGGCCGGCGCCGCCGTCGTCTACCAGGCGCTCAACCCGCCGTACCACCGCTGGCGGCAGGAGTTCCCCGCGCTCCAGGCCGGCGTGCTCGCCGCGGCCGAGGCGGCCGGTGCCCGCATGGTCTCGATGGACAACGTCTACAGCTACGGGCCGCCCGGGGGCCGCCCCTTCACCGAAGAGACCCCCGACGCCGCGACCACCCGCAAGGGCCGGCTCCGGGGCCGGATGGCCCGGGACCTGCTCGCCGCGCACGAGGCCGGGCGCGTGGAGGTGGCGATCGGCCGCGCCTCCGACTACTTCGGGCCGCGCGGCGGCGCCCAGTCCAACCTCGGCGACCTGGTCTTCCCGGCCCTCTTGGCCGGCCGCACCGCCACCGTCCTCGGCGATCCGGACCAGCCGCACACGTACACCTTCATCCCCGACATCGGGGAGGCGCTCGCCCTCCTCGGCCGCCACCCCGACGCCCCGGGCCGCGTCTGGCACCTCCCCAACGACCCGCACACCCGCACCACCCGCGAGCTCGTCGACCTGGCCCACCGCGCCACCGGCCGTCCCGGCGCCGCCCGGCTGCGTCGGATGCCGACGTCCGCCCTGTACGCGCTGGGCGCGGTGAACCGCACGGTGCGCGAACTCATCGAGATGCGGTACGAGTTCGCCGAACCGTTCGTGGTCGACTCCAGCCTCGTCCGGGACCGGCTGGGCGCCGTCGCCACCCCCGTCGAGGAGGCGCTGGAGCGGACGGCGGCGGCCTGTCGCGCCCTCGGAAAGTGA
- a CDS encoding SIMPL domain-containing protein, with amino-acid sequence MTIRRPSATRTARLLAATAVLGGLLAGTAAPALAAAPERTALRTTARETAPATVTVTGNGRASAAPDLAILSVGVEATRPTAKEAMAAQTTAAETVLDVLHRQGIADRDIRTDNLSLAPVYTQNKDGESKVTGYQAGQSFSVKVRDLDRTGQVIGAVNDAKKDAGRINGVVFDVADPSALRAKAREAAYQDAYDKAVQHARLSGHRLGRLVSLSEGESVRPGPGAAPEVSADEPTVPLAPGEIEEQVTVSAVYELI; translated from the coding sequence GTGACGATCCGCCGGCCCAGCGCCACCCGCACCGCCCGTCTGCTCGCCGCCACCGCCGTGCTCGGTGGCCTCCTCGCCGGCACCGCGGCCCCCGCCCTGGCCGCCGCGCCCGAGCGGACCGCCCTCCGCACCACCGCCCGGGAGACCGCCCCGGCCACAGTCACCGTCACGGGCAACGGCCGCGCGTCCGCCGCGCCCGACCTGGCGATCCTGTCCGTCGGGGTCGAGGCCACCCGCCCGACGGCGAAGGAGGCGATGGCGGCACAGACCACCGCCGCCGAGACGGTGCTCGACGTGCTGCACAGACAGGGGATCGCCGACCGGGACATCCGCACCGACAACCTCTCGCTCGCCCCGGTCTACACCCAGAACAAGGACGGGGAAAGCAAGGTGACCGGCTATCAGGCGGGCCAGTCCTTCTCCGTGAAGGTCCGCGACCTCGACAGGACCGGCCAGGTCATCGGCGCGGTCAACGACGCCAAGAAGGACGCGGGCCGGATCAACGGCGTCGTCTTCGACGTCGCCGACCCGTCCGCGCTGCGCGCTAAGGCCCGCGAGGCCGCGTACCAGGACGCGTACGACAAGGCCGTGCAGCACGCCCGGCTCAGCGGCCACCGACTCGGCAGGCTCGTCTCGCTGAGCGAGGGCGAGTCCGTACGCCCCGGCCCCGGCGCGGCCCCCGAAGTCTCGGCGGACGAACCGACCGTTCCCCTGGCGCCGGGCGAGATCGAGGAGCAGGTCACGGTCTCGGCGGTCTACGAGCTGATCTGA
- a CDS encoding TetR/AcrR family transcriptional regulator: MAQDTPPAKRGRKRAVREDEVVAAAIRLLGARGADAVSIRGIAAELGLAPNAVYTYFPDRAAVVRAVVEHLLGEADLAALAARDTPWRDRVHMLAADLRRRLLAHPGAVHLLLSGPMDGPHALALGEALLTVLADAGLDPTEAARASYLLIVQVLGAIALEAAELPSPAPAPPIAERVAARREQLRTVPADRYPRTAEAADTIARFVSDEQYAWGLDRVLDGIAARAEG; encoded by the coding sequence ATGGCACAGGACACGCCGCCGGCGAAGCGGGGCCGGAAGCGGGCGGTCCGCGAGGACGAGGTCGTCGCGGCGGCCATACGACTGCTCGGCGCCCGTGGCGCCGACGCGGTGAGCATCCGGGGGATCGCCGCCGAGCTGGGACTCGCGCCGAACGCCGTCTACACGTACTTCCCGGACCGGGCCGCGGTGGTGCGCGCGGTCGTCGAGCACCTGCTCGGCGAGGCCGACCTCGCGGCCCTCGCCGCCCGCGACACGCCCTGGCGGGACCGCGTCCACATGCTCGCCGCCGACCTGCGACGCCGCCTGCTCGCCCATCCGGGAGCGGTCCACCTGCTGCTCTCCGGCCCGATGGACGGCCCCCACGCCCTCGCGCTCGGCGAAGCCCTCCTCACGGTCCTCGCGGACGCCGGCCTCGACCCCACGGAGGCGGCCCGTGCCTCGTACCTGCTGATCGTCCAGGTCCTCGGGGCGATCGCCCTGGAAGCCGCCGAACTCCCCTCGCCCGCCCCGGCCCCGCCGATCGCCGAGCGGGTCGCGGCCCGCCGGGAGCAGCTCCGCACCGTCCCCGCCGACCGCTACCCGCGCACGGCCGAGGCGGCGGACACGATCGCGCGGTTCGTCTCCGACGAGCAGTACGCGTGGGGGCTCGACCGGGTCCTGGACGGCATCGCGGCCCGAGCGGAGGGCTGA
- a CDS encoding ATP-binding protein has protein sequence MSQLRAPASRSDRREGGRHGRPGARSATGTHSNPPAQTSAPLPAEARIRPQLLRTSVLPAVAVALGGAAAVLFTIRSTGASPSPGLWAALTGAAALTIASVTAAALGADRAAKAVLDRCNSLRRTSARGQSELRAVVEQLRRGEAPPARPAQPTAPASGDEFDLLSQELTRSHEAAVAAVVQASRLSSSVGNEQKVEVFVNLARRLQSLVHREIQLLDELENEVEDPELLKGLFHVDHLATRIRRHAENLAVLGGAISRRQWSNPVTMTEVLRSSIAEVEQYPRVKLVPPIDGTLRGHAVADVIHLLAELVENATLFSAPHTTVLLRAQYVTAGLAIEVEDRGLGMPVTEQNKMNALLADPDQVNVAHLLQDGRIGLFVVSALARRHGIAVRLQSNIYGGVQAVLVLPQGLLGSDPEGLAQHERQTAATAGSAAIPPDQVQMQPQARPAAAVTAPAQAPSHAPASVPVQAPVQAPASVPGHAPAQTPAPLPNQAPAPVAAQVTGHAPGHAQAPAPTGMSGAVGMSGAAPTTPVPQSAPSPSPERAAARHEEAPLPGSHPYLRTSERSSGYGDPGAAPATPDRPTGAGPAGPPAHLLSPLPPAPRAEEDGRPLLPKRRAQEHIVPQLRDEPVARKTEEHALHDPGLMAAFQRGIGLAESQPAPHESLRLGDAHKE, from the coding sequence ATGTCTCAACTTCGCGCACCCGCCTCGCGGTCCGATCGACGCGAGGGCGGGCGGCACGGCCGGCCAGGCGCCCGCTCCGCCACCGGTACCCACAGCAACCCCCCGGCGCAGACCTCCGCACCGCTCCCCGCCGAAGCCCGCATACGCCCCCAACTCCTGCGTACCTCCGTGCTCCCCGCCGTCGCGGTGGCCCTGGGCGGCGCGGCGGCCGTCCTCTTCACCATCCGCTCCACGGGAGCCAGCCCGAGCCCCGGCCTCTGGGCCGCGCTCACCGGCGCCGCCGCCCTCACCATCGCCTCCGTGACGGCCGCCGCGCTCGGCGCCGACCGGGCGGCCAAGGCCGTCCTCGACCGCTGCAACTCCCTGCGCCGCACCAGCGCCCGGGGCCAGAGCGAACTCCGGGCGGTCGTCGAACAGCTGCGCAGGGGAGAGGCTCCGCCGGCCCGGCCGGCACAGCCGACCGCCCCCGCGTCCGGCGACGAATTCGACCTCCTCTCCCAGGAGTTGACCCGCTCCCACGAGGCCGCCGTGGCGGCCGTCGTGCAGGCCTCCCGGCTCTCCAGCAGCGTCGGGAACGAACAGAAGGTCGAGGTCTTCGTCAACCTCGCCCGGCGCCTGCAGTCCCTGGTCCACCGCGAGATCCAGCTCCTCGACGAGCTGGAGAACGAGGTCGAGGACCCGGAGCTGCTCAAGGGCCTGTTCCACGTCGACCACCTGGCCACCCGCATCCGCCGCCACGCCGAGAACCTCGCCGTGCTCGGCGGCGCCATCTCCCGCCGCCAGTGGTCGAACCCGGTCACCATGACCGAGGTGCTGCGCTCCTCGATCGCCGAGGTCGAGCAGTACCCGCGCGTGAAGCTCGTACCCCCGATCGACGGTACGCTCCGGGGCCATGCCGTGGCCGACGTCATCCACCTCCTCGCCGAACTCGTCGAGAACGCGACGCTGTTCTCCGCGCCGCACACCACGGTGCTGCTGCGCGCCCAGTACGTCACGGCGGGCCTCGCGATCGAGGTCGAGGACCGGGGCCTGGGCATGCCCGTCACCGAGCAGAACAAGATGAACGCCCTGCTCGCCGACCCCGACCAGGTCAACGTCGCGCATCTGCTCCAGGACGGCCGCATCGGACTCTTCGTCGTCTCGGCGCTCGCCCGCCGGCACGGCATCGCCGTGCGCCTGCAGTCCAACATCTACGGCGGTGTGCAGGCCGTCCTCGTCCTCCCGCAGGGCCTCCTCGGCTCCGACCCCGAGGGCCTCGCGCAGCACGAGCGCCAGACCGCCGCGACCGCCGGTTCCGCGGCGATCCCGCCCGACCAGGTGCAGATGCAGCCGCAGGCCCGGCCCGCGGCCGCCGTCACGGCACCGGCCCAGGCCCCGAGCCACGCCCCGGCCTCCGTGCCGGTCCAGGCGCCGGTCCAGGCGCCGGCCTCCGTGCCGGGCCACGCCCCGGCCCAGACCCCGGCCCCCCTGCCGAACCAGGCACCGGCCCCGGTCGCGGCGCAGGTCACGGGCCATGCCCCCGGCCACGCTCAGGCACCCGCGCCGACCGGCATGAGCGGGGCGGTCGGCATGAGCGGGGCGGCCCCCACCACTCCCGTACCGCAGTCCGCGCCCTCGCCCTCCCCGGAGCGGGCCGCCGCCCGCCACGAGGAGGCCCCCCTGCCCGGCTCGCACCCGTACCTCCGTACGAGCGAGCGGTCGAGCGGGTACGGAGACCCCGGCGCCGCCCCCGCGACACCGGACCGGCCGACCGGCGCCGGCCCCGCCGGCCCGCCGGCCCACCTGCTCTCGCCGCTCCCCCCGGCCCCCCGTGCCGAGGAGGACGGCAGGCCCCTGCTCCCCAAGAGGCGCGCACAGGAGCACATCGTCCCGCAGCTGCGGGACGAGCCCGTGGCCCGCAAGACCGAGGAGCACGCCCTGCACGACCCGGGCCTGATGGCCGCGTTCCAGCGCGGCATCGGCCTCGCCGAATCCCAGCCCGCCCCCCATGAATCGCTGCGTCTTGGCGACGCGCACAAGGAGTAG
- a CDS encoding Glu/Leu/Phe/Val dehydrogenase dimerization domain-containing protein encodes MNTAPLLSVGWTDHVTGRRGHLVVDRLVRGVASGGLRMREGCTAEEVAGLARGMTMKEALHYDPSARYVPLGGAKGGIDCDPRSPEAYGVLVRYLRAMRPYVERFWTTGEDLGLTQDLVDRAVAEAGLVSSVQAVYPLLEDEAEARKRLADAFAVEVDGIGLDELVGGLGVAESVLVALDRAGRPYAGTRVSVQGLGTMGGATARFLARAGLRIVAVADVRGTIVNPAGLDVEALLAARDAHGAVDRSALRPGDREEPGDAWLSADVEVLVPAAVSYAIAPANQGRITARWIAEAANMPVLPEAEEALAARGVTVLPDVVVNSCTNAWWWWTLFGDIEADAGQAFDRVRRAMRTLVGGMLDRAEADGVSPRAAAHALVEERLPVIAERYGWY; translated from the coding sequence GTGAACACCGCTCCCCTGCTGTCCGTCGGCTGGACCGACCACGTGACCGGGCGCCGGGGCCACCTGGTGGTCGACCGGCTGGTGCGCGGGGTGGCCAGCGGCGGCCTGCGGATGCGGGAGGGGTGCACGGCGGAGGAGGTCGCCGGGCTCGCCCGCGGCATGACCATGAAGGAGGCCCTGCACTACGACCCGTCCGCCCGGTACGTGCCGCTGGGCGGCGCCAAGGGCGGCATCGACTGCGACCCCCGCTCCCCCGAGGCGTACGGCGTGCTCGTGCGCTACCTGCGTGCCATGCGGCCGTACGTCGAGCGGTTCTGGACCACCGGCGAGGACCTCGGGCTCACCCAGGACCTGGTGGACCGAGCGGTGGCCGAGGCCGGGCTCGTCTCCTCCGTGCAGGCCGTGTACCCGCTCCTGGAGGACGAGGCGGAGGCCCGGAAGCGGCTCGCCGACGCCTTCGCCGTCGAAGTGGACGGCATCGGGCTCGACGAACTGGTCGGCGGCCTCGGGGTCGCCGAGTCCGTGCTCGTCGCCCTCGACCGGGCCGGCCGGCCGTACGCGGGGACCCGGGTGTCCGTGCAGGGCCTCGGCACGATGGGCGGGGCGACCGCCCGCTTCCTGGCCCGGGCCGGACTGCGGATCGTGGCCGTCGCCGACGTCCGGGGCACGATCGTGAACCCCGCCGGCCTCGACGTCGAGGCGCTGCTCGCCGCCCGGGACGCCCACGGTGCCGTCGACCGCTCCGCGCTGCGTCCCGGCGACCGCGAGGAGCCCGGGGACGCCTGGCTCTCCGCCGACGTCGAGGTCCTCGTCCCCGCCGCCGTCTCGTACGCGATCGCCCCCGCGAACCAGGGCCGGATCACCGCACGCTGGATCGCCGAGGCGGCCAACATGCCGGTCCTTCCGGAGGCCGAGGAGGCACTCGCCGCGCGCGGGGTGACCGTGCTGCCGGACGTGGTCGTGAACTCCTGCACCAACGCCTGGTGGTGGTGGACGCTCTTCGGCGACATCGAGGCCGACGCCGGTCAGGCCTTCGACCGCGTACGGCGGGCCATGCGGACGCTCGTCGGCGGGATGCTCGACCGGGCGGAGGCGGACGGCGTCAGTCCGCGCGCCGCCGCGCACGCGCTGGTGGAAGAGCGACTGCCGGTGATCGCCGAGCGCTACGGCTGGTACTGA
- a CDS encoding DUF6745 domain-containing protein, translated as MGDTEMNHTATDRWRAVAAATGPADRAAAEAGVRLAYRSAGLAEPERILWADSPLAAVTLLQGLTDTGRSVRDEVRTRPWAEERRRLHDALGPAGWAAHWQATGAPLWDLTRALVDRIRAAATEAFEETEAVEAAGAFERAEAVEEAERKGGEGAMEGDVRLVLLDAVLGQHDAAWLAAFDGHGVRLAGLSAVAEHAGWWWPYENAVVLCERPVELHRDEAGRLDRGDGPALAFRDGFALHAWRGMRVSAEFLAGLTDLTPERIRKEENAELRRVMLEYYGYDRYLAASGARHEHSDETGVLWRIELADDEDVVMVEVVNSTPEPDGTHRTYWLRVPPRTRTAREGVAWTFGLRPEEYEPLVQT; from the coding sequence ATGGGGGACACCGAGATGAACCACACCGCCACCGACAGATGGCGGGCCGTCGCCGCCGCCACCGGGCCCGCCGACCGCGCCGCCGCCGAGGCCGGCGTCCGGCTCGCCTACCGCTCGGCGGGCCTCGCCGAGCCGGAGCGGATCCTCTGGGCGGACTCGCCGCTCGCGGCCGTCACGCTCCTCCAGGGCCTGACGGACACGGGCCGTTCGGTACGGGACGAGGTGCGCACCCGCCCGTGGGCCGAGGAGCGCCGCCGCCTCCACGACGCGCTCGGCCCGGCCGGCTGGGCGGCCCACTGGCAGGCGACCGGGGCGCCGCTCTGGGACCTCACGCGGGCCCTCGTCGACCGGATACGCGCCGCGGCGACGGAGGCTTTCGAGGAGACGGAGGCCGTCGAGGCGGCGGGGGCCTTCGAGCGGGCGGAGGCCGTCGAGGAGGCGGAGAGGAAGGGCGGGGAGGGTGCCATGGAGGGCGACGTCCGTCTCGTGCTGCTCGACGCGGTGCTCGGCCAGCACGACGCCGCCTGGCTCGCCGCCTTCGACGGACACGGCGTACGGCTCGCGGGACTCTCCGCCGTCGCCGAGCACGCCGGCTGGTGGTGGCCGTACGAGAACGCCGTCGTGCTCTGCGAGCGGCCCGTCGAACTCCACCGGGACGAGGCCGGACGCCTCGACCGGGGCGACGGCCCCGCGCTCGCCTTCCGCGACGGGTTCGCCCTCCACGCCTGGCGGGGCATGCGGGTCTCCGCCGAGTTCCTCGCCGGTCTCACCGACCTCACCCCCGAGCGGATACGCAAGGAGGAGAACGCCGAACTGCGGCGCGTGATGCTGGAGTACTACGGCTACGACCGCTACCTCGCCGCCTCCGGGGCCCGGCACGAGCACAGCGACGAGACGGGCGTCCTCTGGCGGATCGAACTCGCCGACGACGAGGACGTCGTGATGGTCGAGGTCGTCAACTCCACGCCCGAGCCGGACGGCACCCACCGCACGTACTGGCTGCGGGTGCCGCCCAGGACCCGGACCGCGCGGGAGGGCGTCGCCTGGACCTTCGGCCTGCGGCCCGAGGAGTACGAGCCGCTCGTCCAGACCTGA